The genomic DNA GGCACCGTGGCTCCGTCCGCGATTGCGCGCACTCCGCTGTCTCCCGTTGCCACGCATTGATGGGGTGGTGGACGCGATGACTCCTTCTCCCACCTGCCAGTGACGGGCCGGGCATCCCGATGAGCCGTTTCAACCTTTCCGAATGGGCGCTGGCCAACCGCGGGCTGGTGCTCTACGCGATGCTGGTCGTGGCCATCGTCGGCGCGTGGTCGTACATGCGCCTGGGCCAGTCCGAGGATCCGCCGTTCACCTTCAAGGCGATGGTGATCCGCACGGCGTGGCCGGGCGCGACCGCGGAGGAGGTCGCGCGGCAGGTCACCGAGCGCATCGAGAAGAAGCTGATGGAGACCGGCGACTACGAGTTCATCCGCTCGTACTCGCGGCCGGGCGAATCGCAGATCGTGTTCATGGCGCGCGACTCGATGCGTTCGCAGGAGATTCCCGCGCTCTGGTACCAGGTGCGCAAGAAGGTCGGCGACATCCGCGCGACGCTACCGGCCGATGTCATCGGCCCGTTCTTCAACGACGAGTTCGGCGACACCTTCGGCAACATCTATGCGCTGACCGGTGCCGGCTTCGACTACGCGGTGCTCAAGGACTATGCCGACCGGCTGCAGCTGCAACTGCAGCGCGTGCCCGACGTCGGCAAGGTCGAACTCATCGGCCTCCAGGACGAGAAGATCTGGATCGAGATCAGCAATACCCGGCTGGCGACGCTGGGCATTCCGCTGGCCGCGGTGCAGGACGCACTGGCGCAGCAGAACGCGGTGGCGCCCGCCGGCTTCTACGAGACCGGCAGCGAACGCGTGCAGCTGCGCGTGGATGGCGCCTTCGATTCGGTGGACGCGATCCGCGCATTCCCGATCCGCGCCGGCGACCGCACCATCCGCCTCGACGACGTGGCCACGGTGCGCCGCGGCTTTGCCGATCCGGCGGCGCCGCGGATGCGCTTCATGGGCGAGGACGCGATCGGCATCGCGGTGTCGATGCACGACGGCGGCGACATCCTGCGCCTCGGGCGCACGCTGGAAACGGAGTTCGCCCGGCTCGAACAGACGCTGCCGGCCGGCATGCAGCTCAGGCGCGTGGCCGACCAGCCGCAGGCGGTACGCGATTCGGTCGGCGAGTTCGTCAAGGTGCTCGCCGAGGCGGTGGTCATCGTGCTGCTGGTGAGCTTCGTGTCGCTCGGGTTCCGCACCGGGCTGGTGGTCGCGGTCTCGATCCCGCTGGTGCTGGCGATGACCTTCGCGGTGATGCACTACTTCGGCATCGGCCTGCACAAGATCTCGCTGGGCGCGCTGGTGCTGGCGCTGGGGCTGATGGTCGACGACGCGATCATCGCGGTGGAGATGATGGCCATCAGGATGGAACAGGGCTACAGCCGGTTGAAGGCCGCCGCGTTCGCGTGGACGAGCACCGCGTTCCCGATGCTCACCGGTACCCTGGTCACCGCTGCAGGCTTCCTGCCGATCGCCACGGCTGCATCGAGTACGGGCGAATACACCCGCTCGCTGTTCCAGGTGGTGACCATCGCGCTGGTGGTGTCGTGGATCGCGGCCGTGCTGTTCATCCCGTATCTCGGCGAGAAGATGCTGCCCGACCTCGCCAATCCGCAGCCGCCGAAGCCGGGCTCGCTGGCCGCGCGCGTGCGCGCCTGGCGCGAGCGCGCGGCGGACCGCCATCCGGCGTTCGCGGACATGCTGGCGCCGAAGCCGGTTGGCGCGCACGACCATGACCCCTACCAGCGCCCGTTCTACCGCCGCTTCCGGCGCTGGCTGGAGTGGTCGCTCAGCCACCGCTGGCTGGTGATCGGTGCGACCGCGGGCATGCTGGTCGCATCCATCCTGCTGTTCCGCTTCGTGCCGCAGCAGTTCTTCCCGGATTCCACCCGCCTGGAGCTGATGGTGGACCTGGAACTCGCCGAGGGCAGTTCGCTGCGTGCCACCCAGGCCCAGGCCGAGCGGCTGGAAGCGATGCTGGAAGGCCGACCCGGCATCGCCAACTACGTGGCCTATGTCGGCACCGGTTCACCGCGTTTCTACCTGCCGCTCGACCAGCAGCTGCCGCAGGCCAACTTCGCCCAGTTCGTGGTGATGACCACCGACCCGGATGCGCGCGAACAGGTGCGCAGCTGGCTGATCGACGACATCGCGCCGCGCTTCCCGGAACTGCAACTGCGCGTCACCCGGCTGGAAACCGGCCCGCCGGTGGGCTATCCGGTGCAGCTGCGCGTCTCGGGCGAGCACGTCGAACGCGTACGTGCGATCGCGCGGGAGGTGGCCGAGCGCGTGCGTGCCAATCCGCACACCACCAACGTCAACCTCGACTGGGACGAGCCCAGCAAGGTGGTGCGGCTGGTGATCGACCAGGACCGCGCCCGCGCGCTGGGCGTGAGCTCGCAGCAGGTCGCGCACTTCCTTTCCGGTTCGCTGTCGGGCCTGCGGGTGAGCGTGTATCGCGAAGGCAACGAGCTGGTCGAGATGCTGATGCGCGGCAGCGGCGACGAACGCGCCGACCTCGACATGCTGGGCAGCCTGGCGGTGCCGACACCGTCGGGACAGCCGGTGCCGGTGTCGCAGATCGCCACGCTCGAATACGGCTTCGAGGACGGCATCATCTGGCATCGCGATCGCCTGCCCACGGTCACCGTGCGCGCCGACATCCGCGATGCGACCACGCCACCGACGGTGGTCGCGCAGATCCTGCCGACCCTCGACGGCATCCGCGCGGAGCTGCCGCAGGGCTATCTGCTCGAGACCGGCGGCACACTGGAGGATTCCGAGCGCGGGCAGGAATCGATCAAGGCCGGCCTGCCGCTGTTCCTGTTCGTCGT from Luteimonas sp. YGD11-2 includes the following:
- a CDS encoding efflux RND transporter permease subunit, with product MSRFNLSEWALANRGLVLYAMLVVAIVGAWSYMRLGQSEDPPFTFKAMVIRTAWPGATAEEVARQVTERIEKKLMETGDYEFIRSYSRPGESQIVFMARDSMRSQEIPALWYQVRKKVGDIRATLPADVIGPFFNDEFGDTFGNIYALTGAGFDYAVLKDYADRLQLQLQRVPDVGKVELIGLQDEKIWIEISNTRLATLGIPLAAVQDALAQQNAVAPAGFYETGSERVQLRVDGAFDSVDAIRAFPIRAGDRTIRLDDVATVRRGFADPAAPRMRFMGEDAIGIAVSMHDGGDILRLGRTLETEFARLEQTLPAGMQLRRVADQPQAVRDSVGEFVKVLAEAVVIVLLVSFVSLGFRTGLVVAVSIPLVLAMTFAVMHYFGIGLHKISLGALVLALGLMVDDAIIAVEMMAIRMEQGYSRLKAAAFAWTSTAFPMLTGTLVTAAGFLPIATAASSTGEYTRSLFQVVTIALVVSWIAAVLFIPYLGEKMLPDLANPQPPKPGSLAARVRAWRERAADRHPAFADMLAPKPVGAHDHDPYQRPFYRRFRRWLEWSLSHRWLVIGATAGMLVASILLFRFVPQQFFPDSTRLELMVDLELAEGSSLRATQAQAERLEAMLEGRPGIANYVAYVGTGSPRFYLPLDQQLPQANFAQFVVMTTDPDAREQVRSWLIDDIAPRFPELQLRVTRLETGPPVGYPVQLRVSGEHVERVRAIAREVAERVRANPHTTNVNLDWDEPSKVVRLVIDQDRARALGVSSQQVAHFLSGSLSGLRVSVYREGNELVEMLMRGSGDERADLDMLGSLAVPTPSGQPVPVSQIATLEYGFEDGIIWHRDRLPTVTVRADIRDATTPPTVVAQILPTLDGIRAELPQGYLLETGGTLEDSERGQESIKAGLPLFLFVVVTLLMIQLRSLSRSLLVLLTAPLGLIGVTLFLLLFRVPFGFVAMLGTIALAGMIMRNSIILVDQIEQDIAAGHERWDAIIDATVRRFRPIVLTAAAAILAMIPLSRSVFFGPMAVAIMGGLTVATVLTLIFLPALYAAWFRVPVPERR